In Patescibacteria group bacterium, the following are encoded in one genomic region:
- the uvrA gene encoding excinuclease ABC subunit UvrA, with protein MHDKIIVKGAREHNLKNIDVEIPRDKLVVITGLSGSGKSSLAFDTIYAEGQRRYVESLSAYARQFLGLMEKPDVDQIDGLSPAISIDQKSASRNPRSTVATVTEIYDYLRLLFARIGVPHNPTTGELLTKQTPQQIVDLILGYDKDTKLVLLAPIVKDKKGEHLHLLSEIKIAGYTRVRLNGNIIPIDEVPKLDKKKKHTIEVVTDRLTIDMDNSQRLVESVESALRLGDGVIRVLNFDTSEERLYSEHYTTADSEFALPEIEPRLFSFNSPHGACPACTGLGVLSVVDPELIIPNKTLSVLEGAIRPWSRTTQRLSWYTKLLQSVAKAHKFSLDKPVGKLTQDQLYVILYGTGEQEIGVPGPAGRIYKTKFEGIIPNLERRYRESDSDFVKREIEKYMTSQVCGVCDGKRLKPEVLSVTIGDKSIADISAMTVEDALAYYQSIDLNDLELKIASQIIKEVLARLKFLNDVGLSYLSLDRSANTLAGGEAQRIRLATQIGSSLMGVLYILDEPSIGLHQRDNDRLIKTLVRLKELGNTVIIVEHDEDTIRTADYVIDIGPAAGEHGGQVVAAGTPAEVAKTKGSLTGEYLSGKKSIAVPSKRRKPTGKTIRIVGASEHNLKDVDVEIPLGIMTVVTGVSGSGKSSLINDILARKLSQEYHRSQQPAGKCKAIEGTENLDKVIDIDQSPIGRTPRSNTATYTNAFNDIRELFAMTPEAKIRGYSAGRFSFNVKGGRCENCKGDGIIKIEMHFLPDVYVTCDVCNGKRYNREALEIVFKGKNIADVLAMTVEEASEFFISIPSVCRKMETLKSVGLGYIKLGQSATTLSGGEAQRIKLASELSRRATGRTLYILDEPTTGLHFEDVKKLLEVLNALVSMGNSVLIIEHNLDVIKSADWVIDLGPEGGSKGGTIMGSGTPEAISKIPKSYTGKYLKRLLK; from the coding sequence ATGCACGACAAAATAATTGTTAAGGGTGCCCGCGAGCACAACCTAAAAAACATCGATGTCGAAATACCACGCGACAAGCTAGTAGTGATTACTGGACTCTCAGGAAGCGGCAAATCGTCTTTGGCTTTTGATACAATTTATGCCGAAGGCCAGCGACGATATGTAGAGAGTTTGAGCGCCTACGCCCGCCAGTTTTTAGGCCTCATGGAAAAGCCCGATGTAGATCAAATAGATGGTTTAAGCCCTGCCATATCTATTGACCAAAAATCTGCTAGTCGCAACCCACGCAGCACCGTCGCTACTGTAACTGAGATATACGACTACTTACGACTGCTATTTGCGAGAATAGGGGTTCCTCACAACCCAACGACAGGCGAGCTATTAACGAAGCAGACTCCACAGCAAATTGTAGATTTAATACTAGGTTACGACAAAGACACTAAGCTAGTACTGTTGGCTCCGATCGTAAAAGACAAAAAGGGAGAGCACCTACACCTGCTCAGTGAGATAAAAATAGCTGGGTACACCAGGGTTCGTCTCAATGGCAATATTATACCTATCGATGAGGTGCCAAAGTTGGATAAGAAAAAAAAGCACACCATAGAGGTTGTCACAGATCGATTAACCATCGATATGGATAATTCTCAGCGGCTGGTGGAATCTGTGGAATCCGCTTTGCGACTAGGCGATGGCGTGATAAGAGTGCTTAACTTTGATACTAGCGAAGAAAGACTGTATTCCGAGCACTATACTACCGCAGACTCAGAGTTCGCCCTACCAGAGATAGAGCCAAGACTTTTTAGTTTTAATTCTCCGCACGGAGCTTGCCCAGCCTGTACTGGCTTAGGTGTTTTATCGGTGGTAGATCCAGAGCTAATAATACCCAATAAGACCCTAAGTGTCTTAGAGGGTGCAATCAGGCCTTGGAGCCGAACAACTCAGCGCCTGAGCTGGTATACCAAGCTACTGCAGTCTGTGGCTAAGGCACATAAATTTAGCCTCGATAAGCCGGTAGGTAAGCTGACCCAGGACCAGCTTTATGTAATCCTATATGGTACTGGGGAACAAGAGATTGGCGTACCTGGGCCAGCAGGCAGGATCTACAAGACCAAGTTCGAAGGAATTATCCCCAATCTAGAGAGACGCTACAGGGAATCAGATAGCGACTTTGTCAAACGCGAGATAGAAAAATACATGACCAGCCAAGTTTGTGGCGTATGCGACGGCAAACGCCTGAAGCCCGAGGTATTGTCTGTCACGATAGGCGATAAATCAATCGCCGACATTTCTGCGATGACTGTGGAGGATGCCCTAGCATATTATCAGTCTATTGATCTTAACGATTTAGAACTAAAGATAGCTAGCCAGATTATCAAAGAAGTCCTGGCCAGATTAAAGTTCTTAAATGATGTAGGCTTAAGCTACCTTAGCCTAGATAGGAGTGCCAACACGCTGGCCGGAGGAGAAGCTCAGCGAATTCGCCTCGCCACCCAAATTGGCTCTAGCCTTATGGGGGTTTTGTATATTCTCGATGAACCGTCAATAGGCTTGCATCAGCGTGATAACGATCGATTGATTAAAACTTTAGTGAGGCTCAAAGAGCTTGGTAATACTGTGATAATAGTCGAGCATGACGAGGATACAATAAGAACGGCAGATTATGTTATAGATATCGGCCCAGCAGCCGGTGAACATGGTGGACAGGTGGTTGCAGCTGGCACCCCTGCAGAAGTGGCTAAAACCAAGGGCTCACTTACGGGAGAATACCTCTCAGGGAAAAAATCCATAGCAGTCCCCAGCAAGCGGCGGAAGCCAACTGGTAAGACTATTAGAATAGTTGGTGCTAGCGAACACAATCTAAAAGATGTTGATGTTGAAATCCCACTAGGAATTATGACGGTAGTAACAGGAGTGTCGGGATCGGGCAAAAGTTCACTCATCAATGATATTCTAGCTCGAAAGCTAAGCCAAGAGTATCATCGCAGCCAGCAACCAGCGGGTAAGTGCAAGGCTATCGAAGGCACAGAAAACCTAGACAAAGTTATAGATATAGACCAAAGCCCAATTGGCCGCACCCCCAGAAGCAATACGGCAACCTACACCAATGCCTTCAACGATATTAGGGAGTTATTCGCCATGACCCCAGAGGCCAAAATAAGAGGCTATTCTGCTGGCAGATTTAGCTTTAATGTTAAGGGTGGGCGCTGCGAGAACTGCAAGGGTGATGGAATAATTAAAATAGAAATGCACTTCCTGCCCGATGTGTATGTGACTTGTGATGTCTGTAATGGTAAGCGCTATAACCGCGAGGCTTTGGAAATAGTATTTAAGGGCAAAAACATTGCCGATGTTCTAGCCATGACTGTAGAGGAGGCCAGTGAATTTTTCATAAGCATACCTTCAGTCTGCAGGAAGATGGAGACATTGAAAAGTGTAGGGCTAGGCTATATAAAGCTAGGCCAATCGGCCACAACTCTTTCTGGGGGGGAAGCTCAGAGAATAAAACTAGCATCAGAACTTAGCCGCAGGGCGACTGGCCGTACTTTGTATATTCTCGATGAGCCAACTACTGGCCTACATTTTGAGGATGTCAAAAAGCTACTAGAAGTCTTAAATGCGCTGGTTTCAATGGGCAATAGCGTACTTATAATCGAGCACAATCTTGATGTTATTAAGTCCGCGGATTGGGTTATAGATTTGGGCCCAGAAGGTGGCAGCAAAGGCGGCACTATTATGGGTAGTGGAACACCAGAGGCTATTTCGAAGATACCGAAATCTTATACAGGAAAGTATCTAAAGCGGCTGCTCAAATAG